Proteins encoded together in one Impatiens glandulifera chromosome 1, dImpGla2.1, whole genome shotgun sequence window:
- the LOC124941096 gene encoding protein SOSEKI 5-like, which translates to MRQYKWVEKDIISPERTKVWTTDNKSKSSEKKVAVIYYLSRNGQLEHPHFMEVPLSSSSSHGGGLYLKDVFNRLDFLRGKGMTNMYSWSSRRVYKNGFVWQDLSENDLILPTKACEYILKGSEILLNSTSLR; encoded by the exons ATGAGACAATACAAGTGGGTTGAGAAGGATATCATCAGTCCAGAGAGAACTAAGGTATGGACGACGGATAACAAATCCAAATCATCGGAGAAGAAAGTAGCTGTTATTTACTATCTCTCTAGAAATGGACAGCTTGAACATCCACATTTCATGGAAGTTCCTctctcttcctcctcctcccaTGGAGGAGGACTATATCTTAAAG ATGTGTTTAACAGATTGGATTTTCTAAGAGGAAAAGGAATGACCAACATGTACTCATGGTCATCTAGaag GGTCTACAAAAACGGATTCGTTTGGCAAGATTTATCAGAAAATGATCTTATTTTACCTACAAAAGCTTGTGAATATATTCTCAAAGGATCTGAGATTCTTCTCAATTCCACCAGCTTAAGGTGA
- the LOC124919895 gene encoding probable sulfate transporter 4.2: MEITHVSPSSTDLVSVANNQSSFSMPTSTIGGRSVKVIPLDYSTARASSSSAYSIAERWRSKIKLMTFVEWMDLFFPCSRWIRTYKWHDYLQVDLMAGLTVGVMIVPQSMSYAKLAGLEPIYGLYSGFMPVFVYAVFGSSRQLAVGPVALVSLLVSNVLGNIVDSSDELYTELAILLALMVGILECIMGLLRLGWIIRFISHSVISGFTTASAIVIALSQAKYFLGYDITRSSEIIPVIKSIVSGIDQFTWQPFVMGSIILAILLTMKHLGKTRKYLRFLRAAGPLTAVVLGTAFVKIFHPSSISVVGDIPQGLPKFSVPKAFDHITSLIPTALLITSVAILESVGIAKALAAKNGYELDSNQELFGLGVANVVGSFFSSYPTTGSFSRSAVNHESGARTGLSGVVTGIIMGSALMFLTDLFENIPQCALAAIVISAVIGLVDYDEAIFLWRVDKKDFVLWSITAAITLFIGIEIGVLVGVGVSLAFVIHESANPHVAVLGRLPGTTIYRNIQQYPEAYTYNGIVIVRIDAPIYFANTSYIKDRLREYEFHCKDDGFTKRGPEVEQIHFVVIEMAPVTYIDSSAVQALKDLQQEYESRDIKMAIANPNKEVLMTLSKSGLVDKIGKEWCFVRVHDAVQVCLQHVENLLGTHRNQQPPLMSCQETGIMVKEKKTVEDVSSSSSKFLSGDRRSYSDGPKDVESQMEPLIFKKP, encoded by the exons ATGGAGATAACCCACGTCTCTCCTAGCTCCACTGATCTTGTCTCCGTAGCCAATAACCAAAGTTCCTTTTCCATGCCGACGTCAACGATTGGCGGCCGCTCTGTTAAGGTCATTCCTCTTGACTATTCTACCGCACGGGCATCTTCTTCGTCGGCCTATTCTATAGCCGAGAGATGGCGGTCGAAGATTAAGCTGATGACATTTGTGGAATGGATGGATTTATTCTTTCCTTGTTCACGATGGATTCGAACCTATAAATGGCATGACTATTTACAGGTTGATCTCATGGCTGGACTCACTGTTGGTGTCATGATTGTTCCTCAG TCAATGTCCTACGCAAAGTTAGCTGGGTTGGAACCAATATATGGACTTT ATTCTGGGTTCATGCCAGTATTTGTCTATGCTGTTTTTGGGTCATCTCGACAGCTTGCAGTTGGTCCAGTTGCTTTGGTCTCTCTTTTGGTATCTAATGTCTTAGGTAACATAGTAGATTCTTCTGATGAATTGTACACTGAACTTGCTATCCTTTTGGCACTTATGGTTGGGATTCTAGAATGCATAATGGGGTTACTAAG GCTTGGATGGATTATACGATTTATTAGTCACTCTGTGATTTCTGGCTTTACAACTGCTTCAGCCATTGTGATTGCCTTATCTCAagcaaaatattttcttggatATGATATTACGAGAAGTAGTGAAATCATTCCAGTGATCAAGAGTATAGTATCTGGAATAGACCAG TTCACGTGGCAACCTTTTGTCATGGGATCTATCATTCTTGCTATTCTTCTGACCATGAAGCACTTG GGGAAAACAAGGAAGTATCTGCGATTTTTACGAGCGGCTGGTCCCCTCACAGCAGTTGTTCTGGGTACAGCATTCGTGAAGATATTTCATCCATCTTCTATTTCTGTG GTAGGAGATATCCCCCAGGGACTCCCCAAGTTTTCTGTGCCTAAGGCGTTCGACCACATAACATCACTGATACCAACTGCACTTCTCATCACTAGTGTAGCAATATTG GAGTCTGTGGGGATAGCTAAAGCGTTGGCAGCAAAGAATGGATATGAATTGGATTCAAATCAAGAG TTATTTGGTCTTGGAGTGGCAAATGTGGTTGGATCATTTTTTTCATCATACCCAACCACAG GCTCCTTTTCCAGGTCTGCTGTCAACCATGAAAGTGGTGCAAGAACAGGCTTGTCTGGAGTTGTTACTGGAATCATAATGGGCTCTGCATTAATGTTCTTGactgatttatttgaaaacataccGCAG TGTGCATTGGCTGCTATTGTGATTTCTGCTGTCATTGGTCTG GTGGATTATGACGAGGCTATATTTCTATGGCGTGTAGACAAGAAAGATTTTGTCCTTTGGAGCATAACGGCTGCAATTACCTTGTTCATCGGTATCGAGATTGGAGTTCTTGTTGGG GTTGGCGTTTCACTCGCCTTTGTCATCCATGAATCAGCAAATCCACATGTTG CTGTCTTGGGGCGCCTTCCTGGCACAACTATCTATAGGAATATTCAACAATATCCAGAAGCATATACATACAATGGAATTGTCATTGTTCGAATTGACGCACCCATCTATTTTGCCAATACAAGTTACATAAAAGACAG GCTAAGAGAATATGAATTTCATTGCAAGGATGATGGATTCACAAAACGTGGACCAGAAGTTGAACAAATCCATTTTGTTGTTATCGAGATGGCAC CTGTAACATATATAGATTCAAGTGCTGTTCAGGCATTGAAAGACTTGCAACAGGAATATGAATCACGTGATATAAAG ATGGCCATAGCGAATCCAAACAAAGAAGTCCTGATGACACTATCGAAATCTGGATTGGTTGATAAGATTGGAAAAGAATGGTGTTTCGTGAGGGTACACGATGCAGTTCAAGTCTGCCTTCAGCATGTTGAGAATTTACTAGGAACGCATAGGAACCAGCAGCCGCCATTAATGTCGTGCCAAGAAACCGGAATAATGgtaaaggagaagaagacagtTGAGGATGTTTCTAGCAGCAGCTCTAAGTTTCTGTCGGGTGACAGAAGAAGTTATTCAGATGGACCAAAAGATGTGGAATCACAGATGGAGCCATTGATATTCAAGAAGCCATAA
- the LOC124944932 gene encoding protein SOSEKI 5-like yields the protein MGLTQFDELFVLNQKRYPKAKPMRSFDEDEDCRNQSWRSIDDSGCEYRVYKTDSMNTEGSKGLDAATQTSDGDGDGKKVLNNDMGMEMEMEMNRDEISPPLSSSRTSLESWDSVSEGRKMEMEMRSGRDIRDRGNGNGQLSGRMKASVVLKQLVSCGSVSVMESALLKSKGASMVSGKSGLGEESVCRRTKDSGN from the coding sequence ATGGGTTTAACTCAATTTGATGAATTGTTTGTTCTTAATCAAAAAAGGTACCCTAAGGCTAAACCCATGCGGTCGTTCGATGAAGACGAAGATTGCAGAAATCAGTCATGGAGGTCCATTGACGACAGTGGTTGTGAATACAGAGTATACAAAACAGATTCGATGAATACAGAAGGAAGTAAAGGTTTGGATGCTGCAACACAGACCagtgatggtgatggtgatggtaAGAAAGTGTTGAACAATGATATGGgtatggagatggagatggaaaTGAACAGAGATGAGATTTCGCCGCCATTGTCGTCTTCTAGAACTAGCTTAGAGAGTTGGGATAGTGTAAGTGAAGGAAGaaagatggagatggagatgagATCAGGGAGGGATATTAGGGATCGGGGGAATGGGAATGGGCAACTTAGTGGGAGGATGAAGGCTTCTGTTGTGTTGAAGCAGCTTGTAAGTTGTGGGTCGGTTTCAGTAATGGAATCTGCTTTGTTGAAGAGTAAAGGTGCATCAATGGTGTCTGGAAAGAGTGGACTTGGAGAAGAAAGTGTATgcagaagaacaaaagattctGGAAATTAA